The following is a genomic window from Actinomadura sp. WMMB 499.
TCTGGCGACGCATCGGCGTTCCCTCCGATCGCATCCAGCGGCTCGGCATGAAGGACAACTACTGGTCGATGGGCATACCGGGCCCCTGCGGCCCGTCATCGGAACTGCACTACGACCGCGGACCGCGGTACGGGCCCGAAGGCGGCCCCGCCGTGAACGGTGAGCGTTACCAGGAGCTGTGGAACCTGGTCTTCATGCAGAACCTCCGTGGGGACGGCCCAGGCAAGGAGGGCTATCCGATCCTGGGCGAACTCCCCGCGAAGAACATCGACACCGGGCTCGGGCTCGACCGCCTCGCCACCATCCTCCAAGGCGTGGACGGCGTGTGCGAGACCGACCTCCTGAGCCCCACGCTACGGCTCGTCCAGCGGCTCGGACGGCACGAAGACCGGGTGTCGTCCCACATCGTCGCCGAGCACTCGCGCTCGATCGCGTTCCTCATCGCCGACGGCGTCCTGCCGTCGCCCGACGGGCGCGGGCACGTGCTGCGCCGGCTGATGCGCCGCGCGATCCTGCACGCCCGCCGGCTCGGCATCGACGACGTACTCCCCCGGCTCACGGCCGACGTCGTCGGCAACCTCGGCGGCGCGTGGCCGGAGCTCGCGACGCACGCCGACCTCATCCGGCACGTCGTCACGTCCGAGGAAGAGGGCTTCGAGCAGACGCTCCGGCAGGGCACCCGCTTCCTCGACACCGCGATGTCCCGGGCGAACGGCACGATCTCCGGCGAGACCGCGTTCAAACTGCAGGATTCCTACGGATTCCCCATCGACCTCACCCTCGACGCCGCGCGCTCGGCGGGCCTCACCGTCGACGAGGACGCGTTCGCCGGACTGGTCGAGGAACGCCGCCGCCGCGCGCGCGACGCCGGCCGGGACGGCAAGCGGACCGCGGTCGCGCGCCGCGACCTCTACCGGCGCCTGCTCGCCGAACACGGCCCCACCGAGTTCGTCGGCCACGACACCACCGAGACCGAGTCCCGGATCCTCGCGGTGCCCGGCCCGTCCGAGGTGATCCTCGACCGCAGCCCGTTCTACGCCGAGGGCGGCGGCCAGGTGGGCGACACCGGCGAGATCCGCACCCCCACCGCCACCCTCCAGGTCCTCGACACCCGCCCCGGCATCGACGGTCTGCACGTGCACACCGTCCGCGTCGTGGACGGCGAACCCCACCCGGACACCCCCGCGCACGCGATCGTGGACGCCGAACGGCGCACGGCGACCGCCCGCGCGCACAGCGCGACGCACGTCCTGCACGCGATGCTGCGCCGCGTCCTCGGCGACCACGCGCAGCAGCGCGGGTCCCGCGTCGAACCCGGCAGGCTCCGGTTCGACTTCGCGCACTTCTCACCCGTCGAGGTGACGCACGTCCAGACGCTCGTCAACGAGTACCTCCTCGACGACCCGGAGGTCCACGTCTGGGAGGCGTCCCGCGCCGAGGCGGAAGCGGCCGGCGCGCTCGCGCTGTTCGGCGAGAAGTACGGGCGGGACGTCCGCATCGTGGACATCGGCGACGCGTCCCGGGAACTCTGCGGCGGCACCCACGTCGGTCACGGCTCCCAGGCGGGTCCCGTCCGCATCGTCGGCGAATCGTCGATCGGCACCGGCCTGCGCCGCATCGAGGCGCTCACCGGCGCCGACGCGCTCCGCCACCACGACCACGAGCACCGCGTCCTGACCGAACTCGCGGACCTCCTCGACGCACCGCCCGACCAGCTGTCGCGACGCATCGAAGTCCTCCTCGAAACCCAGCGGGAGCTCAAGAGCCTCCGCCGCGAAAAGCTCGACGACCTCGTCACGGACCTGGCGTCCACCCCCGAACACCATCCGGGCGGACGCCTCGTCACCCGCATCGTCGACATCCCGGACCTGCGCGCCGTCGCCACCAGGCTGCTGCCCCGCACCGACGCCGTCGTCCTCGGCACCCGCCACGGGAACAAGGCGACGCTCGTCGCGGCGCTGAACCCCGCGCTCGGCACCGCCCGCGACCTCCTCACCCGCGCGGCCCGCGAGGTCGGCGGCGGCGCGGGCGGCAAGGGCCCCATCGCGCACGCGGGCGGCCGGCACGCCGACCGCCTGCCCCGCGCGGTCGCGCTCGCGACCGCCGACGCCCGCGCGCTGCTCAGCCGCCCGGCAGGATGACGGCCCGCCCGTTCACCTTCCCGGCGTGCAGACGCTCGTACGCCTTCGGCGCCTCGTCCAGCGAGTACGTCTCGACGCGCACGTCGACGACCCCGGCCCTCGCCAACTCCAGCACCTCGATCAGTTCACTCCGCGTCCCCCAGTAGGGCGCACGGACCGAGGCGTCGAAGGCGATCACACCGAACCCGACCTGCGCGACACCACCGCCGATCCCCACGATGACCACCTCGGCCTCGGCGGCCGCCACCGACGTGGCGGTCGCCACCGTCGGCGGCACCCCCACGAAGTCGAACACCGCCTGCACCCCGCCCGTCATCGCGCGCACCCGGTCGGCGGCCCGCTCGTCCGACAGCACCACCTCGTGCGCCCCCACCTCCCGCGCCAGCTCGAGCTTCTCCGCCGACACGTCGAGCGCGATCACCCGTGCGGGCGTCAGCGCCCGCAGCAGCTGGATCGCCACGTGCCCCAGCCCGCCCGTCCCGATCACGACCGCCGCACTCCCCGGCACCAGCTTCGGGAGCGCCCCCTTGATCGCGTGGTACGGCGTGAGCCCCGCGTCCGTGAGCGACACGTTCGCCACCGGATCCAGATCCCCTAGCGGCACGAGGTGCCTTGCATCATCGACCAGCAGATATTCGGCGATCGCCCCCGGTGCCCCAAGCCCCGGTGGCATGATCCCCAGTTCGTCTGCCCGCACGCAGTAGTTCTCCTTGCCCTGCGAGCACATGATGCACGCGCCGCACCCCCACGGGCCGTACACCGCCACCGACTCCCCGATCGACACGCCGCGCACCCCGTCGCCGATCGCCTCGACCGTCCCGGCCCCCTCATGCCCGAGCGTCAACGGCAACCCGAACGTCAACTCCTCGGCCGTCCAGCCCATCACAGCGATGTCCGAATGACACACGCCTGCCGCGGACACCCGGAGCAGGATCTCCCCAGGGCCCGGTTCCGGATCGGGCACGGTCACGACCTCCGGCGAGCCGCCCACCTCGCGATACTGAACCGCCCTCATGTCTCCCCCTCCGGACGTTCGTCCGGGGGATATGCCCACGAGCGCGTGCGACTACCGACGGTCGGGCTGGCGGTGTCTTCGCTCAGGACATAGGAAACGCATGCCTCAAGACATGGGAACCCTCGAGGGCGGACCTGAGAGGTGCCGGAGAGTCCGGCGGTGTCCAAAGCCAGACTCGTGATCACAGCGGTCGTCATCGAGGGCCGGTCCCAGGCCGAGGTCGCCCGGGCCTACGGGGTCTCCAAGGGATGGGTGTCCAAGCTCGTGGCCCGCTACCGGGCCGAAGGCGAGGCCGCGTTCGAGCCCCGATCCCGCCGCCCGAAGACCTCACCGTCCGCGACGGCCCCCGAGACGGTCGAGCTGATCGTCCGGTTGCGCAAGGAACTGTCCGAGCAGGGCCTGGACGCCGGGCCCGACACCATCGCCTGGCACCTGGCCCACCATCACCACATCACCGTGTCGCGGGCCACCATCGCCCGGCACCTGACCACCCGCGGCCTGGCCACCCCGCAGCCCGGGAAGCGGCCCCGCTCGTCCTGCATCCGGTTCCAGGCCGAGCTGCCCAACCAGACCTGGCAGGCCGACTTCACCCACTACCGCCTCGCCGACGGCACCGACACCGAGATCCTGACCTGGCTGGACGACTGCCGCTACGCCCTGCACGTCACCGCATGGCCCCGCGTCACCGGCCCGATCGTCCGCGACACCTTCCGGCGGGCCGTCGCCGCCCACGGCGTCCCGCCTCCACACTCACCGACAACGGCATGGTGTTCACCACCCGCCCGGCCGGCGGCCGCGGCGGCCGCAACGCCCTCGAAGCCGAACTGCGCCGCCTGCACATCAGGCAGAAGAACTCGCGCCCCGGCCACCCCACCACCTGCGGCAAGGTCGAACGCTTCCAGCAGACCATGAAGAACCGGCTGCGCGCCCGGCCCGGCCGGCCCACCGGCATCACCGGCCTGCAGACACTGATCGACCGCTTCACCGAGATCTACAATCACCGGCGCCCGCACCGGTCCCTGCCGCACCGGGCCACACCCGCAGCGATCTACACCACCCTGCCCAAGGACCTACCCGCCACCAGCCGCGACCACGACGCCCACACCCGCGTCCGCCACGACCGCATCGACGACACCGGCGTGGTCACCCTCCGCACGGGCGGCCGCCTCCACCACATCGGCATCGGACGACCCCACGCCCGAACCCACGTCATCATGCTCATCAACGACCTGCACGTCCGCGTCATCAACGCCACCACCGGCGAACTCCTCCGCGAGCTCACCATCGACACCACCCGCGACTACCAACCCCAACGCAAGAAACCCTCCGAACCGTAGGTTCGGAGGGTTTCCAATGTCCTGAGACATCACAACGGTCGGGCTGGCGGGATTCGAACCCACGACCCCTGGCACCCAAAGCCAGTGCGCTACCAAGCTGCGCTACAGCCCGCACACCGACGCGCGAGGCACGGTGCTGCCGGAAGTCTAGTGCCGATCGCCCCCGCCCGCCGCCCGGCGACCACGACCGTCCCGAAACCCTGTACGCTACGGATGGCGCACGAGGACCACCCAGGCCCTCCCGACGCCACGCGGGCGTAGCTCAATGGTAGAGCCCCAGTCTTCCAAACTGGCTACGCGGGTTCGATTCCCGTCGCCCGCTCCATGTTCCCCCAGGTCAGAGGCCCTTCGAAGGGTCGCGATCAAGGTCTCCAAGATCATTTGTCACCCATTTGTCACTGGGATCGAGCACGCCAGAGCGGCATCTTGGTTCATCTCCAACCCTCCGTGATCACACCCGACCGCCTCCCGGCAAAGATCGACACGGCCAGGGAGCACACGCCCTCCACACCGAAGGTCCGGCTCCCCACGGGAACCGGACCTTCAGTCAGCGGACGGCTTGTCAGCCCACCTCGATACCGAGAAGGCGCCGCAGATCAGCCGTCACCACGCGGTAGCTGACCCCGATGCGGATCACCTTGCAGGGGAACTCCCCCAGACGCGCCAGTTCGTAGGCGCGCGTGCGTCCGAGCCCCAGCGCCCGTGCCGCCGTTTCGACGTTCGTCGTGGTCGGCAGGGCGAGGAGTTCCTCGCGGCTCATCGGCTCCATGTGCTCAGGCCCCCTTCCCACGCCCGTGGAACCGCTTCAGACGCGCGCCCCGACACCGACGCGTCACCCCCGGTGCGGCGCCCGGCTCCGGCGCCACCTCACGCGATACGGGCGGCCCGGCGTCCTCCGACGGCGTGATCCCGTGCACGTAGTTGATCGATTCCTGGGCTTGCCGAGCTGCTTCACTAAGCCCAGAGGTGAGATGACGGGCGTGGAGAGTCGCACGACCGTAGGCGTCCATCACCTCCTCCAGGGCGCCGTGATCGTGAGCGAGCCGGTGCTCTCGATGCTCGCGGGAGAGGAACTGGTCGAGTTGCTGAAGAGTCTGGTCGAATCTGGAGGCGACGGTGGCGATGGCCCCCATCACCCCGTAGACGGTCGCCGGCCCGGCCAGGCCCGCCGACTCCGCGGTGACATGGTTGAGGATCCTGGCGGCCTCGCACAGGTCGTCGGCGGCCTGCTCGGTCGCGGCGTCGTCCGGGACGAGAGATTCCCGGCGGTTGCCGTCATGGGTCATGTGCACGCTCCTTGCGGCTTCGTCTTTCTGCGTCTCCGGCAGGGTTAGGTGCAGTCATCGCTCGTCCTCTCTTCCGGAGCGCCAGGCGCAGTCGCTTGACACTCATTTACCTTCCTTACGCTCTGTCATTGTGCCTGCACAGTGATCTTTACTCCATCACCCCGCACGTAGCGGCGCGTCTACCTACGCGTGGTCACAGCTTGGGACCACGACGCGTCTGGGACTGCTGAGGGATGGGGCGCGACGGCCTCGCCGCGATATGCCGCAGCCCGTCAGCCAGCGGCACCGGGAAGGACTCGGCTGCAAGGCGTCCGGCAGCCTGCACCTCGGCGACGTTGGGCGGCGTCGGACGCACCTGCGCCGCCGAGGCACCCCGCCCCACAACCCGAAGCCGATCGCCCGCCCTCCTCGCCGCCTGGGCCTGGGCCGTTCGTCCCTGCGCTTCGCGGTGAGCAGCAAGCTCATCCACGACGTCGAGCAGATTGGCGACCAGGAACAACAGCTCCACCGTGAGGTCTCGCCGCCGGTCGCGCTGATCGCCTGTACCGATGTTGACGGCGGCGACGAGCCGTGCAGCAACCCTCAGGCCGTTGCCGGGCCGGGTGGCCATCGTCGGACGCCCGAACGGTTCTCGCGCCGCGCGCCCGTAGACGTCCGCGATTTCGGCAAGTTCGCGGTTCCCCGTGATGTCCGCCGCTACGTGCAGAACGTCGGACGCCGCCGCGGCGATGTCGGCACGCACGCGCGGGTCACTGGTCTGGCGCATGTGCCGGGCAGCCGTCGCCGCCGCTCGGGCGGCCTCCCGGTAAGCCTGTTTCCGTTCGTCGAAGCCGACGACGGACCGCCGCATCCGCGCCGCCCTGCGAGCAGACGGCACGTCCGCGCTCGCGGCGCCCCACCGATGTCGCAGCTTCGGCAACGTGAGGTCGGCAGCGAGCTTGCCCCCGGAGAAGTAGATCGGAGCCTTCGCGGCGTTCGTGTAGCTCGGATCCGCGACCGCGAACCCGGTGATCTCCCCCGGCGTCCGGACGCTGAAGCGCAGCCTCACCAGAAGTCCACGCTCACGCAGCCCGGCAAAGAACGCCTCCTCGCCACCCGCTGAAGCCGCAACGGCCGCCACCTGACGCCGCAACGCGCAACGCGTCGGCTCCCTCCCACCGGCCCGCCGTGCACGCTCGATCTCCGGCCTCGTCGGCCTCGGCGCCGCCGTCCGATCCGCCGGCGCCGTCCGGTGGAGTCCCCATCGCTCCTCCAACACCCGACACGCCTTCCGAGCCTTGAGGCAGTCCCGCGTGACGTCCGGCCTTCGACCGTCTTCACGGGCGAGCATGGCCACAACATGGACGTGGTCATCGGCGTGCCGGACGGCGATCCACCTGCACGCATCCGGATCACGCCGTGGTGCGATCCCGGTCTGATGCATCAACTCCTCAGCGGCTTCCGCCCACTCGTCGTCCGACAGCACCCGGTCAGCAGGTGCAGTCCGCAGCGAGCACTGCCAGACCGGTTTCCCCGGCGGACTACGACGCAGCGTCTCCAGCGGAGACCTGAGCACATCGGTCAACGCGCGCAGGTCGTGCCGACCATCGGGCCGCCGACCCGCTTCCAGAGCAGCCGGATGCCGGTATCCACCAACAATGTGCGGGGCCACGTGCTCGTTCCGCCGACCAGGCCCATACAAGTACCGAAGCAGGTTGGCGACATCGGTGCCCCGCGTAACCTTCGCGATCAAGGAAGCTGCCTGCCGAGCCGGACGATGACGGCTTCAGCCCGACGCACCACCCGGAAGGCGTACTCGGCCAACCAAGGCAACGAGTCCGGGAGGATGTCCCCATTCGTATTGGCGTATCGCGCCAGCTGGTTAAGATTGACGCCAACCGCGTTCACCTGTCGGCTGGCGTTCCTCAACTCCCCGTGGAGGGCAACGAGCGCTCCGTCAAGCGGACGTCTCTCCCAAATCGCCGTCCGAACAGTCTTGACCACGAAAGCACTGCACGCCATCCCAACATCGGCGGCCGCTTCGCGAATTTCCTGATACTCCTCGTCACTGACACGAATTCTCAGTTCCTTGGCTCGACGCTTCCCGCCATCAAGCCGTGGACGCCGCTGCAACGGCTCCGACCTGCCCGTTCCCCCGCTCGCTGACGTACCGCACCTCCACCAGCCTCGCCAACCCGGACCGCGCCCGGTCCACGCCGAACATTGTGGTCCCGCCAGCGGAAGTTATCCACAATAGGTAGCGCTCTACCGGCTATCTTGCACCCCGTCTTTTCCTCATCGAAGAACGCCAGCACAGCGACCTACATCGCCCGGAGGAACAAGGACAGCCGTCACCTATCAGCACCTGCCAATCTGTGCACCCATCACGTCCCGCCCTTAATTTCCAGCACGAGCAGAAAGCACTGGAATCGCCGCGATCTTCGCCGATGTGAGTTTCTCCCAGATCAGCCCCTCCGGGCGACGGCCTCCGGGGCAGGCGATGGTCTCCTCAGGCGTGACGATGTAGTCCACGCGGAAGTCGTGCTCGTCCTCGGGCAGTTCGTCGTCCACAACCTGGAGCTGATGGACCGTCGTGACGATGACCGTGTCCGCACTGATGAGCCCGGCCTCCTGGGCCAGCGCGAACTCGATGTCGGAGTACCCCGCCCCCTTGCCGAGGCGCCTCCCCTCCCGATCAACGGCCACAGTCCCACACAGCACCATGTCGATCGGCCGCATCTGCTCCAGACCAACCCTCGGCGCGATGTCCTTGGCGACAGTCCCAGTGGCCGCCTTCGACGCGGAAACAGCCAAGTCAGCGGGGTCGAGCTCGTAGAAGGGCAACTCCTCCGCAAGCCGAGGTACCGCCATGTAGACGAGCTTGCCCTGCTCCAGAGCACGAATCCGGGCAGGTAGCTGCGCTCGATCGGGGTTGGACTTCAGGACCTCAGCCACCGCCCATGCAGGCAGCTCGGCCAATCGATCCGCTGCAACTTCCGACCCGACGAAGTCAGGGATGTGGCCGTGCACACCACGCCGCCGGACGGCCTGCTCTCGTTCCAGGAGATCCCAGACGTGGTCGCGAGCTTCCTGCTTGGCTTGATCGACTCCCATGATCGAAGTCGTACGCCTCTACAGCACCGACATCAAGGCGAACAGCCGATCAGCAACCTCCTCGACCACCGGCTCCGCCGCCAGGGCCGTAGTTCAGTCGCGCCGTGCCCCGTCCGGCCAGATCACCCGGACGGGGATGTCGCATTCACGGGCGTAGGCGACGACATCGGCCGTACCGCCGTAGCCGCGTGCGGGCTGCCCGTCCCACACCGCCCATAGCTCGTCGGCGAGGTCGAGCATGTGTGCGCTTGCGGCCATGTGGGCCTCGGAATCGGACTCGATGAAGTCGAGCCGGTGAACCTCGCGGGCGACCGACATGACGCGGTCGTACTCCGGGTGCGCCTCCTCGGGGAGTCCTTCCCGGTACTGCTGGGCGGGGATGATGACTTCGATGGCTCCGCCGTGGTCCAGGACAGCGCGGGCGAAGATCTGATCTGCCCCGTCCGCCAGACAGGACAGCCCGATCGTGCCGTCCCCCAGTGGGACGAGCAATTCCCGGATGGCCTCGTCAACGAGACGCTCGGTATCGGTGGGCATGCCCCGGTGGCCGGATATCGCGATGCGTGGCAAGGCTGGTCCTTAGATGAGAGTGGCGCGTAGATGCCGGTCGAACTCGCGGACCTTGTCGGTCTGCGGACCTCGGTAGTCGCGCCGGAACCTGCGGGCTCGCTGGACGACTCGTTCGGATGAGTACGTCGTGCCGATCTTGAGCGCGTCACAGCCGAGCCGGAACGCCTCGTCCACCCGGCTGGCGTCCTGGTCGAGTTCTCCGCCCTGCCGGACGGCGGTGGCCACTTCGAGCATGACGGCGGCTCGCTGCTTGGGCGCCGGCTGCGCGCTGGTGAGGGACTCGGCGAACGCGGCCAGAGCGGGACTCGGCTGGTTGAGCCGTACGGCGACCAGAGCCCGGTACCCGGCGAGCTTGGCGTCATCGAACGGGAACACCCACGGCCACGGCGGCGCGGACATGCCGTTCTTGCCGATGGCCTTCTCCGCTGCCAACAGCGCTTCGGTGCTGCTCTCCTCCCGTTGCATGCTTGCGTGGGCGAGAGCCTCGATGGACGAGAGCCACGCGCGGGGGGTGGAGTGCGCACGCGGGCCGGTCTGCTTGCGTGCCTCGGCGACGAGCGCGAGACCGAGATCGGGTTGTCGGCGTCGATCTCGAACGCGGCGAGGCTGCCGAGCATGTAGGCGCTGAGCAGGTCGTGGCCTGCGCGGCGAGCTCGATCGACGGCCATGCGGTAGTACGTCCGGGCGGTGCCGATGTCGTGCATGTCCGCGTGCAGCCATGCGGCGAACCCGGCGGCCTCGCTGACTGCGGCGGCGATGTCGGTGGCGAACGGGGAACGTCCCGTCCGGCTGTATCGCTGATCGGCCATCTCCACGTGCGCGATGACTCCGCGAGCGAGTTCACGGGCGGGCGTCGTCGCGTCCAGGCGCCGCTGACTGCCTGTGATCGCGGTCAGGGTCGGCGCCGTGGTCTCATCGGTCTCGGCGCGTGTGGGGATGGGAAGCATGGCAAGGGCGATCGCCTTGCCGAATGCTCGGCGGTCCGTGGGGTCGTCACCTCCTCCGTCGCCGAATCGGAGTAGGTGAAGCGGGATTCCGAGTCGGCGCGCTATCTCCCTGACCTGGTCGAGTGTGAGCGGCTGCGTGCGCCGGAGCACCTTCGATACCCAGCTTTGGGAGTAACCCACCGCCGTTGCCAAGTCCGCCTGCGTCCAGCCGCGAACACGGCGGACCTCGTCCAAGAGCGTGGGGAAGTCGCAGCTCGCGAGAGCTGCCGCAACAGCAGGTGTGGACCAGAACGCCGGTGGGGGCTCTGTTCTGTCTGATC
Proteins encoded in this region:
- the alaS gene encoding alanine--tRNA ligase; its protein translation is MRSSDIRTTFLDFFRERGHRAVPSSPLVPSDPTLLLANAGMNQFKPYFLGETTPDHPRATSVQKCVRTSDIENVGRTARHTTFFEMLGNFSFGDYFKQEAISWSWELLTEHFNLEAERLWVTVYLDDDETVRLWRRIGVPSDRIQRLGMKDNYWSMGIPGPCGPSSELHYDRGPRYGPEGGPAVNGERYQELWNLVFMQNLRGDGPGKEGYPILGELPAKNIDTGLGLDRLATILQGVDGVCETDLLSPTLRLVQRLGRHEDRVSSHIVAEHSRSIAFLIADGVLPSPDGRGHVLRRLMRRAILHARRLGIDDVLPRLTADVVGNLGGAWPELATHADLIRHVVTSEEEGFEQTLRQGTRFLDTAMSRANGTISGETAFKLQDSYGFPIDLTLDAARSAGLTVDEDAFAGLVEERRRRARDAGRDGKRTAVARRDLYRRLLAEHGPTEFVGHDTTETESRILAVPGPSEVILDRSPFYAEGGGQVGDTGEIRTPTATLQVLDTRPGIDGLHVHTVRVVDGEPHPDTPAHAIVDAERRTATARAHSATHVLHAMLRRVLGDHAQQRGSRVEPGRLRFDFAHFSPVEVTHVQTLVNEYLLDDPEVHVWEASRAEAEAAGALALFGEKYGRDVRIVDIGDASRELCGGTHVGHGSQAGPVRIVGESSIGTGLRRIEALTGADALRHHDHEHRVLTELADLLDAPPDQLSRRIEVLLETQRELKSLRREKLDDLVTDLASTPEHHPGGRLVTRIVDIPDLRAVATRLLPRTDAVVLGTRHGNKATLVAALNPALGTARDLLTRAAREVGGGAGGKGPIAHAGGRHADRLPRAVALATADARALLSRPAG
- a CDS encoding NAD(P)-dependent alcohol dehydrogenase, which gives rise to MRAVQYREVGGSPEVVTVPDPEPGPGEILLRVSAAGVCHSDIAVMGWTAEELTFGLPLTLGHEGAGTVEAIGDGVRGVSIGESVAVYGPWGCGACIMCSQGKENYCVRADELGIMPPGLGAPGAIAEYLLVDDARHLVPLGDLDPVANVSLTDAGLTPYHAIKGALPKLVPGSAAVVIGTGGLGHVAIQLLRALTPARVIALDVSAEKLELAREVGAHEVVLSDERAADRVRAMTGGVQAVFDFVGVPPTVATATSVAAAEAEVVIVGIGGGVAQVGFGVIAFDASVRAPYWGTRSELIEVLELARAGVVDVRVETYSLDEAPKAYERLHAGKVNGRAVILPGG
- a CDS encoding helix-turn-helix domain-containing protein is translated as MSKARLVITAVVIEGRSQAEVARAYGVSKGWVSKLVARYRAEGEAAFEPRSRRPKTSPSATAPETVELIVRLRKELSEQGLDAGPDTIAWHLAHHHHITVSRATIARHLTTRGLATPQPGKRPRSSCIRFQAELPNQTWQADFTHYRLADGTDTEILTWLDDCRYALHVTAWPRVTGPIVRDTFRRAVAAHGVPPPHSPTTAWCSPPARPAAAAAATPSKPNCAACTSGRRTRAPATPPPAARSNASSRP
- a CDS encoding integrase core domain-containing protein; the protein is MRQKNSRPGHPTTCGKVERFQQTMKNRLRARPGRPTGITGLQTLIDRFTEIYNHRRPHRSLPHRATPAAIYTTLPKDLPATSRDHDAHTRVRHDRIDDTGVVTLRTGGRLHHIGIGRPHARTHVIMLINDLHVRVINATTGELLRELTIDTTRDYQPQRKKPSEP
- a CDS encoding helix-turn-helix domain-containing protein, with translation MEPMSREELLALPTTTNVETAARALGLGRTRAYELARLGEFPCKVIRIGVSYRVVTADLRRLLGIEVG
- a CDS encoding relaxase — its product is MTDVLRSPLETLRRSPPGKPVWQCSLRTAPADRVLSDDEWAEAAEELMHQTGIAPRRDPDACRWIAVRHADDHVHVVAMLAREDGRRPDVTRDCLKARKACRVLEERWGLHRTAPADRTAAPRPTRPEIERARRAGGREPTRCALRRQVAAVAASAGGEEAFFAGLRERGLLVRLRFSVRTPGEITGFAVADPSYTNAAKAPIYFSGGKLAADLTLPKLRHRWGAASADVPSARRAARMRRSVVGFDERKQAYREAARAAATAARHMRQTSDPRVRADIAAAASDVLHVAADITGNRELAEIADVYGRAAREPFGRPTMATRPGNGLRVAARLVAAVNIGTGDQRDRRRDLTVELLFLVANLLDVVDELAAHREAQGRTAQAQAARRAGDRLRVVGRGASAAQVRPTPPNVAEVQAAGRLAAESFPVPLADGLRHIAARPSRPIPQQSQTRRGPKL
- the mobC gene encoding plasmid mobilization relaxosome protein MobC encodes the protein MACSAFVVKTVRTAIWERRPLDGALVALHGELRNASRQVNAVGVNLNQLARYANTNGDILPDSLPWLAEYAFRVVRRAEAVIVRLGRQLP
- a CDS encoding 5-formyltetrahydrofolate cyclo-ligase, with protein sequence MGVDQAKQEARDHVWDLLEREQAVRRRGVHGHIPDFVGSEVAADRLAELPAWAVAEVLKSNPDRAQLPARIRALEQGKLVYMAVPRLAEELPFYELDPADLAVSASKAATGTVAKDIAPRVGLEQMRPIDMVLCGTVAVDREGRRLGKGAGYSDIEFALAQEAGLISADTVIVTTVHQLQVVDDELPEDEHDFRVDYIVTPEETIACPGGRRPEGLIWEKLTSAKIAAIPVLSARAGN